One part of the Tautonia rosea genome encodes these proteins:
- the rnc gene encoding ribonuclease III — protein MPAPPEDDLLDHCQRAIGYRFANLALLRAALTHASGADHRLASNERLEFLGDSVLGLIVCELLYRRYPEFLEGELTRIKSVVVSRQTCAKFSEELGFETCLTLGKGMSGHGPPPSSVLADVFESVLGALYLDGGMEAARTFLEPLVLPEIVEVVENQSGSNHKSTFQQVAQREYGATPTYRLLDEQGPDHSKCFKIAAQVGSHKFPPAWGRNKKEAEQRAALNALCQIAGDPIPFASG, from the coding sequence ATGCCCGCGCCTCCCGAAGACGATCTGCTGGACCATTGCCAGCGGGCCATCGGTTATCGCTTTGCGAACTTGGCTCTGCTTCGCGCAGCGCTGACGCACGCCTCAGGGGCCGATCATCGGCTTGCGTCGAACGAACGGCTCGAATTTCTCGGGGATTCGGTCCTGGGATTGATCGTCTGCGAACTGCTTTACCGTCGTTATCCGGAATTTCTCGAAGGGGAGCTGACGCGGATCAAGTCGGTCGTCGTATCGCGGCAGACATGTGCCAAGTTCTCTGAGGAACTGGGGTTCGAAACCTGCCTGACGCTGGGCAAAGGCATGTCGGGTCACGGGCCGCCGCCGTCGTCGGTTCTGGCCGACGTGTTCGAGAGTGTGCTGGGAGCGCTCTATCTGGACGGAGGAATGGAGGCCGCCCGGACGTTCCTTGAACCCCTGGTGCTGCCCGAGATTGTCGAGGTGGTTGAGAACCAGAGCGGGTCGAACCACAAGAGCACCTTTCAACAGGTCGCTCAGCGCGAGTATGGGGCGACGCCGACCTATCGCCTGCTCGACGAACAGGGGCCAGACCACTCCAAATGCTTCAAGATCGCCGCGCAGGTCGGTTCCCACAAGTTCCCCCCGGCCTGGGGACGCAACAAGAAAGAAGCCGAGCAACGGGCCGCGCTGAACGCTCTCTGCCAGATTGCCGGCGACCCGATCCCATTTGCCTCAGGTTGA
- the efp gene encoding elongation factor P: MIPAKDFKKRMVVEIDGQPHLIEQIVVQTPSARGAATLYKVRARNLKTRQRLDKTYKGTDTLAESSFERRPIQYLYRDDEQFHFMDAQNFEQFSMPAESLEDQSPFMTENMEGVEALVVDEQPIGIEIPDVVELPVTETSPGVRGNSATGRTKPATLSTGHVVQVPEHLDQGVIVRVDTRTGEYLGRGG; encoded by the coding sequence GTGATCCCCGCCAAGGATTTCAAGAAACGGATGGTCGTCGAAATCGACGGCCAGCCGCATCTCATTGAGCAGATCGTCGTCCAGACCCCCTCGGCCCGCGGTGCGGCCACTCTGTACAAGGTTCGAGCCCGCAACCTCAAGACCCGCCAGCGCCTCGACAAGACCTACAAGGGGACTGACACGCTCGCCGAATCCAGCTTCGAACGGCGCCCCATTCAGTACCTTTACCGAGACGATGAGCAGTTCCACTTCATGGACGCTCAGAACTTCGAACAGTTCTCGATGCCTGCCGAGAGCCTCGAAGACCAGTCCCCGTTCATGACCGAGAACATGGAAGGGGTCGAGGCTCTCGTCGTCGACGAGCAGCCCATCGGCATCGAGATTCCCGACGTCGTCGAGCTTCCCGTCACCGAGACCAGCCCTGGCGTTCGCGGCAACTCCGCCACCGGTCGCACCAAGCCCGCCACCCTTTCCACCGGCCACGTCGTCCAGGTCCCTGAGCATCTCGATCAGGGCGTCATCGTTCGAGTCGATACCCGCACCGGCGAATACCTCGGCCGCGGTGGTTGA